From Thermoanaerobaculia bacterium, one genomic window encodes:
- a CDS encoding RNA polymerase sigma factor — MRKPPAETTPDETLMQGILEGDEEALHTLMMRKAPQIHSFCTRYLGDREEAKDVVQEVFIKVWEQIGKYDSKYAPNTWIYRIATNLCIDHIRSRGSRDKAYQRMFRVLPEDMSHKVALTNLQREEVERILQELSGALSAKQRAVFLLHELEEMDTPTIAKVMKCQQVTVRNHLFHARKIVTQHLRERYPEYAYE, encoded by the coding sequence TTGCGTAAACCACCCGCCGAGACGACCCCCGATGAAACCCTCATGCAAGGGATCCTTGAGGGGGACGAAGAAGCCTTGCATACACTGATGATGCGCAAGGCACCGCAGATCCATTCCTTCTGCACGCGGTACCTTGGAGACCGCGAAGAGGCCAAGGATGTGGTTCAGGAAGTCTTTATCAAGGTCTGGGAACAGATCGGCAAGTACGATTCGAAATATGCACCCAATACCTGGATCTACCGGATCGCGACCAACCTCTGTATCGATCATATTCGCAGTCGAGGTTCGAGGGATAAGGCTTATCAGCGTATGTTCCGGGTACTCCCGGAAGACATGAGCCACAAAGTCGCTCTGACGAACCTTCAGAGAGAAGAAGTGGAACGAATCCTTCAGGAACTGTCCGGCGCTCTATCCGCCAAACAACGGGCCGTCTTTCTACTCCACGAGCTGGAAGAGATGGACACCCCAACCATCGCGAAGGTCATGAAGTGTCAGCAGGTCACGGTCCGAAACCACCTTTTCCATGCACGAAAGATCGTGACCCAGCATC